A stretch of Aythya fuligula isolate bAytFul2 chromosome 1, bAytFul2.pri, whole genome shotgun sequence DNA encodes these proteins:
- the LOC116497136 gene encoding histone H2B 5-like, translating into MPEPAKSTSAPKKGSKKAVTKTQKKGDKKRHKSRKESYSIYVYKVLKQVHPDTGISSKAMGIMNSFVNDIFERIAGEASRLAHYNKRSTITSREIQTAVRLLLPGELAKHAVSEGTKAVTKYTSSK; encoded by the coding sequence ATGCCAGAGCCAGCCAAGTCCACTTCTGCCCCCAAAAAGGGCTCCAAGAAAGCCGTGACGAAGACCCAGAAGAAGGGCGACAAGAAGCGGCACAAGAGCAGGAAGGAGAGCTACTCCATCTACGTCTACAAGGTGCTGAAGCAGGTCCACCCCGACACCGGCATCTCCTCCAAGGCCATGGGCATCATGAACTCCTTCGTCAACGACATCTTCGAGCGTATCGCCGGCGAGGCGTCGCGCCTGGCGCACTACAACAAGCGCTCCACCATCACCTCGCGGGAGATCCAGACGGCCGTGCGCCTGCTGCTGCCGGGGGAGCTGGCCAAGCACGCCGTCTCTGAGGGCACCAAGGCTGTCACCAAGTACACGAGCTCCAAGTAG